One genomic window of Desulfuromonas sp. AOP6 includes the following:
- a CDS encoding LemA family protein has translation MTGWIVLAAFLLISVALILYAVLLYNGFIHLKNTIDKSWSNIDVLLKQRFDELPKLIKVCEGYMQHEQKTLEEVVKARSAINNAGSDQERMGAQNALTETLRSLFMVVERYPDLKADVAFRNLGARISELEDQIADRRELYNESVTFYNIRLDQFPDLVIARLFHFTPRTLWQIDPAHRQDVQVSFAHH, from the coding sequence ATGACTGGCTGGATCGTTCTCGCTGCATTCCTGTTGATTAGCGTGGCCCTGATTCTGTACGCCGTGCTCCTGTACAACGGTTTTATCCACCTGAAAAATACTATCGACAAGTCCTGGAGCAATATCGACGTATTGCTCAAACAGCGCTTCGACGAGCTGCCGAAGCTTATCAAGGTCTGCGAAGGCTACATGCAGCATGAACAGAAAACCCTGGAAGAAGTCGTCAAGGCCCGCTCGGCCATTAACAACGCCGGCAGTGACCAGGAGAGGATGGGGGCCCAGAACGCCTTGACCGAGACCCTGCGTTCCCTCTTCATGGTGGTGGAGCGCTACCCCGACCTCAAGGCCGATGTCGCCTTCCGCAATCTCGGTGCCCGCATCAGTGAGCTGGAGGACCAGATCGCCGACCGGCGTGAGCTGTACAACGAATCGGTCACTTTCTACAATATTCGCCTCGACCAGTTTCCCGACCTCGTCATCGCCCGTCTTTTCCACTTCACGCCCCGCACCCTCTGGCAGATCGATCCGGCCCATCGGCAGGATGTCCAGGTCTCCTTTGCTCACCACTGA
- a CDS encoding permease gives MSAVGLTYLVLILIAYGFSSSNSPEKTRKSLKIAGLSLWRLFPLLVAVFGLVGLFQVFIPPELIEKILGESSGPISLLLGGGMGAIAIGPPAAAFPLAGTLLSAGAWPPAIAAFIVSWVSVGVVTLPFEVGVFGARFALLRNGIAFIAALVIGLLMGGIL, from the coding sequence ATGAGTGCCGTCGGCTTGACCTACCTGGTCCTTATTCTGATTGCCTACGGCTTCAGCTCCAGCAATTCCCCGGAGAAGACGCGCAAGAGTCTCAAGATCGCCGGGCTGTCCCTGTGGCGCCTCTTTCCCCTGCTCGTCGCCGTCTTCGGCCTGGTCGGCCTCTTTCAGGTCTTTATCCCGCCGGAACTGATTGAAAAAATTCTGGGCGAATCTTCCGGCCCCATCAGTCTTCTGCTCGGTGGCGGCATGGGTGCTATCGCCATCGGCCCGCCGGCGGCGGCCTTCCCCCTGGCCGGCACCCTGCTCTCCGCCGGCGCCTGGCCGCCGGCCATCGCCGCCTTCATCGTCTCCTGGGTATCCGTCGGCGTGGTGACCCTGCCTTTTGAGGTGGGTGTCTTTGGCGCCCGCTTCGCCCTGCTGCGAAACGGCATCGCTTTTATCGCCGCCCTCGTCATCGGCCTGCTCATGGGAGGGATTCTATGA
- a CDS encoding permease: MTPADSLLVKALKLLRSQWLLLSVIALYLWAFQTTPERAREALEMSGRTFGSVLLIIISVFGLMGLLQVWISRDKVAAMLGKEGGWKALVIAAACGTVLIGPAYIIFPLLQSIRAQGARWAVITTVLAAYAVKIPMIPLEVQFLGWSFSISRSVLTILTAIPIGLLVEALMEWRPAPYGNRPR, from the coding sequence ATGACGCCGGCAGACTCTCTCCTCGTCAAAGCACTCAAGCTGCTGCGCTCCCAATGGCTTTTGCTCTCCGTCATTGCCCTCTACCTATGGGCCTTTCAGACCACCCCGGAACGGGCGCGGGAAGCCCTGGAGATGAGCGGACGCACCTTCGGCTCCGTGCTGCTCATCATCATTTCCGTCTTTGGGTTGATGGGATTGCTGCAGGTGTGGATCAGCCGCGACAAGGTCGCCGCCATGCTGGGCAAGGAAGGGGGTTGGAAAGCCCTGGTGATTGCCGCTGCCTGCGGCACGGTGCTCATTGGGCCGGCCTATATCATCTTCCCCCTGCTGCAGAGCATCCGCGCGCAGGGGGCGCGCTGGGCCGTCATTACCACTGTACTGGCCGCCTATGCCGTGAAGATTCCGATGATTCCCCTGGAGGTGCAGTTTCTCGGCTGGAGCTTTTCCATCTCCCGCTCCGTCCTCACCATTCTCACCGCCATCCCCATCGGCCTGCTGGTCGAAGCTCTTATGGAATGGCGGCCTGCGCCCTATGGCAACAGGCCGCGTTGA